GCCGTTGGCGATGCCGTTGCCCAGGTAGTTCGACAGCAGGATGCCGTCGGCGTACACGGCCGAGCGCGCGCTGTTGCCCGTGCCAGATGCGCGCGTGGACAGGATGGCGTGGTTGTAGTCGCCGATGTAGCGCTTGCGCACCAGCAGGCTCGGCAGGTACTTGAGCGCGTCCTCGCTGTCGGTGGCGTTGATGCGCGCGTCGATCTCCTCGCGCGTCACGCCCTCGATGGTGGTGGGGATCTGCGTGGGCAACGAGCTCGGCTGCCCCCCGCTCACGGTGACGACGCCGAGCGACTTGGCGCGCTCCGGCGCCTCGCCGGCGGGGCCCGCCTGCGCGAAGACCGCGCCGGCGAGCCAGGGGAATGCGGCGCCGCCGAGCACGAGCGGCCACATGGACTTGTTCATGGAAAAACCTCTGCGGCACCCCGCGTGCGCCGCCACTTGCATGGGACATTGGCGGCGCGCGCCCGCGCGGGGCATGCGCCGTACCGGAATCGGGGGCGGCGCCCCATCCGCCCCCGCGGCACGCGCGAGGGACGGGCAAGGCGTTGCCCGCAGGCAAGTTCAGAGGGATGGCGGCCCGCGCGCGGGCAGCGGCGCGGCCGTCGCGGCGGCGATGCGCGCGGCGACGACGGGCCGCAGCGCATACGCCAACGGCGATGGCGGCGGCACAGCCGTCGCCGGTGCCGCGGGCGGCGGCGCGACGAACGGCATGCACATGGGGCAGTCGAGGTGGGTCGAGCCCATCTCCTGCGCGCCGCCGTCGGTCTTGGCGATCACCTTCATCACGCCCGCGCTGGAGCAGACGAGCTCCAGCGCCTGCGGATTCACCAGGGGCGAGGCGATGGCCACGCCCAGCGACAGCGCGAACCAAGCCAGCACCGCGCGGCCCAGGAGCCCGGGTGCCATCATGCGAAAGCGGTGAAGAAGCGGCATGCCGTGCTGCAACCCGGGAAGGACGAAGGCGTGAAGACCGGCCATGATAGCGGCCCCGCGCCGCCCTGGCCTCAAAGCGGCCGGGGCGCCCCGCCCACCGTGTCCAGCGGCAGCGCATGGATCTCCGCGATCAGCTGCGCCAGCGCCTGCGCCGCCGCCTGCACAACGGCGCGGCCCTTGTCCGCCATGGCGCCGGCGGCATCGCCCACGGCGCCCGCCGGGTGGTAGTCCTCGATGGCCCAGCCGAGCTTGGCGCTCCTGCCGTTGCCCAGGATGGGGTAGCGCGCGGCGCGCTCCTGCGAGCTCGAAGGCCAGTGCCGCGCATGCTCCATGCGCACCGTGGCGGGCGCCAGGTGCAGCATCATCGAGGTCTCGATCGCGCCGCCGTGGATGCCGAAGCGGTGCTCCTCGGCGCCGAACAGGCCGTTCACCTCATCGGGCAGCGGCAGGCTGAACCAGCTGCTGCTGTAGACCAGCAGGCCGCAGCGCTGGCGCAGCTCGCGCGCCACGATGTCCATGGGCGCCACGTTGCCGCCATGGCCGTTGAGCAGCAGCAGCTTCCTCACACCCGCGCGCGCCACGCACTCGCCCAGCTCGGTCCACAGCGCGATCAGCGTGGCGGGCGAGAGCGTGAGCGTGCCCGGGTAGGACAGGTGCTCGGTGGACAGGCCCACGTTCTGCGGCGGCAGGAACAGCGCCGGCAGGCCGTCGGGCAGTAGCGGCAGCGCGGCGGCGATCACGCCCTGCAGGAGCGTGGCATCGACCGACAGCGGCAGGTGCGGCCCATGCTGCTCGACGGCGGCCACGGGCAACACGGCCACGGCCCGCTGCGCCAGACCCGAGGCGCGCGCCTGCGCGAAGTCGCGGGCGCCGAGCTCGGACCACCAGTGCGAGGCGAAGCGTTCGGGGGGCGGCGGGGAAGATGGCATGCAGCCATCTTACGTGCTACTCGATCTTGAAGTTCGTCTCCTTGACGATGCGCTTCCAGCGCTCGTTGTCGGAGGCGATCAGGCGCCCGAACTCCTGGGGCGTGCCGCGCCGCGGCACGTAGTTGTAGGTCTTCAGCTTGGCCAGCACGTCGGGCATCTGCATGACCTTGTCCATCTGCTGCGCCAGCAGGCTCACGATTTCCTTGGGCGTTCCCTTGGGCGCGAGCAGCCCCGACCAGGAGCTGAAGTTCATGCCCTCGACACCCGCCTCGGCCATCGTCGGCACCTGGGGGAAGGACTCGGCGCGCTGGGGCAGCAGCACGGCCAGGGCCTTGACCTTGCCCGCGCGGATCATCTCCACCGAGGCGAAGGAGTCGAACGAGAAGTCCACCTCGCCCGCCACCACGGCCTGCATCTGCGGGCTCGTGCCCTTGTACTGCGCGTTGATGATGCCGGGCGCGCCCACCACCTTCTTGAACTGCTCGGTGATCAGGGAAATCATGCTGCTGCCCGAGGAGGCGCTCAGCGACTTGCCCTGCTTGGCCAGGCCGATGAGCTCCTGCATGTTGTTGGCGGGCAGGTCCTTGCGCGCGATGACCACGAAGCCCACGTCGCACAGGTGGGCGATGGGCTCGAAGCTCGCCAGCGCCTCGTACTGGGTCTTGTAGATCACGGGGCTGAGCGTCTGCGCGCCCGCGGTGTTGAGCAGCAGCGTGTAGCCGTCGGGCGCGGCGCGCGCCGCCAGGTCGGTGCCGATGACGCCGTTGGCGCCGCCCTTGTTGTCCACGATGAAGGACTGGCCCATGAGCTCGCCGAGCTTCTGCAGGGTGAGCCGCGCCACCACGTCGGTGGTGCCGCCGGCGGGAAAGGGCACGATGACCCGCACCGGCTTGTCCGGATAGGCCTCGGCGCGCGCCTGCAGCGGCAGCCCCAAGGCAGCGGCCGCCGAAGCGGCGGCGGCCGTGGTCATGAATCGGCGGCGTGAAGTCTCCACCATGGTGCTCGTCTCCTGTCTCGTGATGGTTCGGGTTCGGCCCATAATGGCCAGTCGACATATTTCCTGTCAAATATCGGAAACCTATTCGTCGATATCTCTTGCAAATGGATGCGCGTTCCCGCGCCGGGAACCAATCCCCCTGCCCCGGCTCCCACCGTCCGCCATGCCGCCTTCTCCCATTTCATGCCATGCCGCCGCGCAGCGCCTGCGGCTCTGGCTGGTCGCACTTTTTTTGATAGCAACCGGCGCTCTGCCAGCGGGCGCTGCGGCGCAAATCCTCATGAAACAGGGCGGCGCCCAATCGGCAAGCGTGCGGACCGAGCATGTGCAGGCCGAGCTCGTGGCCCAGGCGCCCGACGGCGTGGGGCCGGGCAGGCCGCTGTGGCTGGGCCTGTCGATCACGCACGCGCCCGGCTGGCACACCTACTGGAAGAACGCGGGCGACTCGGGCCTGCCCACGCAGCTGGAGTGGAAGCTGCCGCCCGGCATGGACGCGGGCGAGATCGCCTGGCCCGTGCCGCGCAGGATCCGTATCGGCACGCTGGCCAACTACGGCTACGAGGGGCAGGTGCTGCTGCCCGTGCCGGTCGCCGTCTCGGGCGCCTTCGCGCCCGGCCCGCTGGCCAAGGAGGTGACGGTGCGGCTGCAGGCCTCGTGGCTGGTGTGCCGCCAGGAGTGCATTCCCGAAGAGGGCGAATTCGCGCTGCAGATCCCCATCCAGGGCACGACGGCGCTGCACGCCGCGCAGTTCGAGGCCGCCGCCCAGGCCCAGCCCAGCCCGCTGGCCCCGGGCGCGGGCAGCGGCGCGCAGGTGGAGGACGGCGCGCTGGCGCTCAGGCTGACGGGTCTGCCCGCCGCCCTGCGCGGGCAGGCGCTGGAGGTGTTCGCCGAGACGGCCGACATGATCGAGACCGCCGCCGACCCGTCACAGCAATGGCGGGGCGACACCTGGGTGGCGCGCCTGCCGCTCTCGCCCCAGCGCAGCGCCGGCCCCGACCCGGTGCCGCTGGTGCTGGCCCACGGCGGCCAAGGCTGGCGCGTGGAGCTGCCCGTGCAAGGCGGCTGGCCCCAGGCGGCGGCCATGGCGCAGGTGTCGCCCGCGCTGGAGGCCGCGCTGCGTGCGAACGCCGCCGGCGCTGGCACCGCCGCCCTCGCGCCCACGCCCGCGCCCATGGGCCTGTGGCTCGCCGCGCTGGGCGGCGCGCTGCTGGGCGGGCTGATCCTCAACCTCATGCCCTGCGTGTTCCCGGTGCTCGCGATCAAGGTGGTGGGCTTCGCGCGCCATGCGCAGGACCGCCGCGCGCACCGCATCGGCGGGCTGGCGTACACGGCGGGCGTGGTGCTGTCGTTCCTGCTGCTGGGCGCGGCCATGCTCGCGCTGCGCGCGGCGGGCGACGCCGTGGGCTGGGGCTTCCAGCTGCAGTCGCCCGCCGTGGTGGCGCTGCTGGCGGCGCTGTTCACGGTGATCGGGCTCAACCTGGCGGGCGTGTTCGAGTTCGGCGCCATGCTGCCCTCGCGCCTGGCCGGCCTGCAGGCGCGCCACCCCGTGGCCGATGCCTTCCTGACCGGTGTGCTGGCCGTGGCCGTGGCATCGCCCTGCACGGCGCCGTTCATGGGCGCGTCGCTCGGCCTCACGGCCACGCTGCCGGGCGCGCAGGCGCTCTCCATCTTCGCGGCGCTGGGCCTGGGACTGGCGCTGCCGTACCTGCTGGCAAGCTGGCTGCCCGGCTTCGCGCGCGCCCTGCCCCGCCCCGGCACGTGGATGCAGACGCTGCGCCGCCTGATGGCCTTCCCCATGTTCGCCACCGTGGTGTGGCTGGTGTGGGTGCTGGGCCAGCAAAGCGGCATCGACGGCGCGGCGGCGCTGCTGGCGCTGCTGGTGGCGCTCGCGATGGCCGTGTGGGCGCTCACGCTGCGCGGGCGCGGGCGGGCCGTGCTCGCTCCGCTTTCGATAGTTGCCTGCGCTTGGCTGGCATGGGCCTGGGGCCCGAAAGTCGTAGAACCCCTGCCCGCGGCCGGCGCCGCGCCCATGGCCGACGCCGCCACGCCCTGGCGCCCCTGGCAGGCCGGCCTGCCCGAGCAGTTGCTGGCCCGGGGCCAGCCGGTGTTCGTGGACTACACGGCCGCCTGGTGCGTGACCTGCCAGTACAACAAGAAGACCACGCTGTCGGACGCCGAGGTGCTGCGCGGCTTCGCCGCCAAGAACGTGGCGCTGCTGCGCGCCGACTGGACGCGGCGCGACCCGGCCATCACCGCCGCGCTGGCGCAGCTGGGCCGCAGCGGCGTGCCGGTGTACGTGCTGCACGCGCCGGGCCGGGCGCCCGTGGTGTTCAGCGAGATATTGAGCTCCGACGCACTGCGCGCCGCCATCGATTCGCTCTAACGGACTGGAGGACATCGCCATGCAGGCGCTTCGCCGCACGCTCATCGCCCTGCCCCTGCTGCTCGCCGCCCTCGGCGCGCACGCCGCCGCCGCGGTGGGCCAGATCGCGCCGGACTTCACGCTGCAGAGCACCGAGGGCAAACCCGTGCGCCTGTCGGAGCTGCGCGGCAAGTACGTGGTGCTGGAGTGGACCAACCCCGGCTGCCCCTTCGTGCGCAAGCACTACGACAGCGGCAACATGCCCGCCACGCAGAAGGCCGCGCGCGAGCAGGGGCTGGCGTGGCTCTCGATCAACTCCACCGCGAAGGCGAGCGGCGACTACCTGGAACCCGCACGGCTCGCCGAGCGCAAGGCCCAGCCCACGGCCATCCTGATGGACGAGGAAGGCACGATGGGCCACGCCTACGGCGCGCGCACCACGCCGCACATGTACGTCATCGACCCCGGGGGCACGCTGGTCTACGCGGGCGGCATCGACAGCATCCCCTCGGCGCGCGTGGCCGACATCGAGCGCGCCACCAACTACGTGAAGGTCGCGCTCGCCGACATCGCCGCGCAACGGCCCATCGCGGCGGCGGCCACGCAGCCCTACGGCTGCAGCATCAAGTACAAGTGACCCGGGCGGCGGGCAGAAGGCCCGCGCCCCGGGGAATCACGCAAGCAGCAGCCAACCGAACCACGCGCCGGCGGCCAGCAGCAGCATGCTCACGAAGCGCTGCAGGCGGTGCCGGTCCAGCCCCTGCACGAGCCGCTGGCCCGCGAGCGAGCCGGCCAGCATCACCACGCCGCAGGCCAGCGCCAGCCCCCAGTCCAGCCGGTGCGCGGCGGCGTGCACGGCGCTGCTGGTCAGGGCCACGGGCAGCTGTATGGCCTGCGCTGCGGCCACGGCGAACTGCACCGGCTGGCGCCGCAGCATCAGCAGCGGCAGCAGCAGCACCGGCCCGCCCGTGCCTGTGAGTGCCGAGCCCACGCCCACCAGCAGCC
This region of Alicycliphilus denitrificans K601 genomic DNA includes:
- a CDS encoding protein-disulfide reductase DsbD family protein, which encodes MKQGGAQSASVRTEHVQAELVAQAPDGVGPGRPLWLGLSITHAPGWHTYWKNAGDSGLPTQLEWKLPPGMDAGEIAWPVPRRIRIGTLANYGYEGQVLLPVPVAVSGAFAPGPLAKEVTVRLQASWLVCRQECIPEEGEFALQIPIQGTTALHAAQFEAAAQAQPSPLAPGAGSGAQVEDGALALRLTGLPAALRGQALEVFAETADMIETAADPSQQWRGDTWVARLPLSPQRSAGPDPVPLVLAHGGQGWRVELPVQGGWPQAAAMAQVSPALEAALRANAAGAGTAALAPTPAPMGLWLAALGGALLGGLILNLMPCVFPVLAIKVVGFARHAQDRRAHRIGGLAYTAGVVLSFLLLGAAMLALRAAGDAVGWGFQLQSPAVVALLAALFTVIGLNLAGVFEFGAMLPSRLAGLQARHPVADAFLTGVLAVAVASPCTAPFMGASLGLTATLPGAQALSIFAALGLGLALPYLLASWLPGFARALPRPGTWMQTLRRLMAFPMFATVVWLVWVLGQQSGIDGAAALLALLVALAMAVWALTLRGRGRAVLAPLSIVACAWLAWAWGPKVVEPLPAAGAAPMADAATPWRPWQAGLPEQLLARGQPVFVDYTAAWCVTCQYNKKTTLSDAEVLRGFAAKNVALLRADWTRRDPAITAALAQLGRSGVPVYVLHAPGRAPVVFSEILSSDALRAAIDSL
- a CDS encoding redoxin domain-containing protein; its protein translation is MQALRRTLIALPLLLAALGAHAAAAVGQIAPDFTLQSTEGKPVRLSELRGKYVVLEWTNPGCPFVRKHYDSGNMPATQKAAREQGLAWLSINSTAKASGDYLEPARLAERKAQPTAILMDEEGTMGHAYGARTTPHMYVIDPGGTLVYAGGIDSIPSARVADIERATNYVKVALADIAAQRPIAAAATQPYGCSIKYK
- a CDS encoding creatininase family protein, which gives rise to MPSSPPPPERFASHWWSELGARDFAQARASGLAQRAVAVLPVAAVEQHGPHLPLSVDATLLQGVIAAALPLLPDGLPALFLPPQNVGLSTEHLSYPGTLTLSPATLIALWTELGECVARAGVRKLLLLNGHGGNVAPMDIVARELRQRCGLLVYSSSWFSLPLPDEVNGLFGAEEHRFGIHGGAIETSMMLHLAPATVRMEHARHWPSSSQERAARYPILGNGRSAKLGWAIEDYHPAGAVGDAAGAMADKGRAVVQAAAQALAQLIAEIHALPLDTVGGAPRPL
- a CDS encoding Bug family tripartite tricarboxylate transporter substrate binding protein, producing the protein MVETSRRRFMTTAAAASAAAALGLPLQARAEAYPDKPVRVIVPFPAGGTTDVVARLTLQKLGELMGQSFIVDNKGGANGVIGTDLAARAAPDGYTLLLNTAGAQTLSPVIYKTQYEALASFEPIAHLCDVGFVVIARKDLPANNMQELIGLAKQGKSLSASSGSSMISLITEQFKKVVGAPGIINAQYKGTSPQMQAVVAGEVDFSFDSFASVEMIRAGKVKALAVLLPQRAESFPQVPTMAEAGVEGMNFSSWSGLLAPKGTPKEIVSLLAQQMDKVMQMPDVLAKLKTYNYVPRRGTPQEFGRLIASDNERWKRIVKETNFKIE
- a CDS encoding DUF2946 family protein — its product is MPLLHRFRMMAPGLLGRAVLAWFALSLGVAIASPLVNPQALELVCSSAGVMKVIAKTDGGAQEMGSTHLDCPMCMPFVAPPPAAPATAVPPPSPLAYALRPVVAARIAAATAAPLPARGPPSL